One window of Halorussus sp. MSC15.2 genomic DNA carries:
- a CDS encoding YeaH/YhbH family protein, translated as MGLREDLERYREVGEEKREDLADFIQYGDLGQSLPDEINIPIKIVDLPEFAYDRRDKGGVGQGDPDVGDPVGEPQPQPGEEGDEGDEPGEEGGEHDYYEMDPEEFAEELDDELGLDLEPKGKEVIEEKEGDFTDMTRTGPDSTLDFEQMFKEGLKRKLAMDFDPDFLEEVLRIDGWGPDRTFEWARDNSINVSKHWLEEAYGQIPADEKTKWDSIEEVEENVTNRSTAQKIKEEGIRHVPFRREDERYRYPEIIEEREKNVVVVNIRDVSGSMREKKRELVERTFTPLDWYLTGKYDNAEFVYIAHDAEAWEVDREEFFGIRSGGGTKISSAYELTAEILDERYPWSDWNRYVFAAGDSENSRNDTSENVVPLMEEIPANLHAYVETQPDGKAINATHAEEVEDHFGESSEVAVSYVNSPEDVTDAIYEILSTEAES; from the coding sequence ATGGGACTGAGAGAGGACTTGGAGCGCTACAGGGAGGTCGGCGAGGAGAAGCGCGAGGACCTCGCGGACTTCATCCAGTACGGCGACCTCGGCCAGAGCCTGCCCGACGAGATAAACATCCCCATCAAAATCGTGGACCTGCCGGAGTTCGCGTACGACCGGCGGGACAAGGGCGGAGTCGGGCAGGGCGACCCCGACGTGGGCGACCCGGTCGGCGAACCCCAGCCACAACCCGGCGAGGAGGGCGACGAGGGCGACGAACCCGGCGAGGAAGGCGGGGAACACGACTACTACGAGATGGACCCCGAGGAGTTCGCCGAGGAACTAGACGACGAACTGGGACTGGACCTCGAACCGAAGGGGAAGGAGGTCATCGAGGAGAAGGAAGGCGACTTCACCGACATGACCCGGACCGGTCCCGACTCCACGCTGGACTTCGAGCAGATGTTCAAGGAGGGGCTGAAGCGCAAGTTGGCGATGGACTTCGACCCCGACTTCCTCGAAGAGGTGCTGCGAATCGACGGCTGGGGTCCGGACAGGACGTTCGAATGGGCGCGGGACAACTCCATCAACGTCTCGAAGCACTGGCTCGAAGAGGCCTACGGCCAGATTCCCGCCGACGAGAAGACGAAGTGGGACTCCATCGAGGAGGTCGAGGAGAACGTCACCAACCGCAGCACGGCCCAGAAGATAAAGGAGGAGGGCATCCGCCACGTCCCCTTCCGACGGGAGGACGAGCGCTACCGCTACCCCGAAATCATCGAGGAGCGCGAGAAGAACGTGGTCGTCGTCAACATCCGGGACGTGTCGGGGTCGATGCGCGAGAAGAAGCGCGAACTGGTCGAGCGCACCTTCACGCCGCTGGACTGGTACCTGACCGGGAAGTACGACAACGCCGAGTTCGTCTACATCGCCCACGACGCCGAGGCGTGGGAGGTCGACCGCGAGGAGTTCTTCGGCATCCGGTCGGGCGGCGGGACCAAGATTTCGTCGGCCTACGAACTCACCGCGGAGATTCTCGACGAGCGCTACCCGTGGTCGGACTGGAACCGCTACGTGTTCGCGGCGGGCGACAGCGAGAACTCCCGGAACGACACCAGCGAGAACGTCGTGCCGCTGATGGAGGAGATTCCCGCGAACCTCCACGCCTACGTCGAGACCCAACCCGACGGGAAGGCCATCAACGCGACCCACGCCGAGGAGGTCGAGGACCACTTCGGCGAGTCGTCGGAGGTGGCGGTCAGCTACGTCAACAGTCCCGAGGACGTGACCGACGCCATCTACGAGATTCTCAGCACGGAGGCCGAATCGTGA
- a CDS encoding PrkA family serine protein kinase, with the protein MTATLEELSQRYQESMPEDLRETKSFDWYLDEVYEDPKIARNAHQRVADMFDYYGTEYDEEAGVVEYLLASEDPLHDGENTFYGHEIHRAIHEFVNKVKSGARGLGPQKRIKLLLGPVGSGKSDFDRQARKYFEDYTLREEGRMYTYKWTNLCDVIHDQDPADDTVRSPMNQDPLVLLPLEQRQRVIDDLNENLDAPYTIQNEQSLDPASAFYMDELLAYYDDDIQQVLENHVEVIRLTADENKRQAVETFEPKDKKNQDETELTGDVNYSKIAIYGESDPRAFDYSGAFCNANRGIFSGEELLKLQREFLYDFLHATQEQTIKPKNNPRIDIDQVIVGRTNMPEYRDKKGDEKMEAFNDRTKRIDFPYVLEYEEEAKIYRKMLGNADVPDVHIEPHTLEMAGLFGVLTRIEEPDSEMVDLMQKVKAYNGEIKDGEDVDVKKLREEGEESADIGEGMEGVSARFIGDEIAEAIMNSTHRDKGFLSPLSVFNHFEENLENHGSIPEENFETYYRYLEMVREEYKDRAIEDVRHALAYDIEEIQRQGEKYMDHVMAYIDDDTVEDELTGREQEPDESFLRAVEEKLDIPRDRKNDFRQEVSNWVSRRAREGSPFDPQDNDRLRRALERKLWEDKKHNINFSALVSANEMDDDEQNAWIDALVDQGYSRDGAKEVLEFAGAEVARAEMED; encoded by the coding sequence ATGACAGCAACACTGGAAGAACTCAGCCAGCGATACCAAGAATCGATGCCCGAAGACCTCCGCGAGACCAAGTCGTTCGACTGGTACCTCGACGAGGTGTACGAAGACCCCAAAATCGCTCGGAACGCCCACCAGCGGGTGGCCGACATGTTCGACTACTACGGGACCGAGTACGACGAGGAAGCCGGTGTGGTCGAGTACCTGCTCGCCTCGGAGGACCCGCTGCACGACGGCGAGAACACGTTCTACGGCCACGAAATCCACCGCGCCATCCACGAGTTCGTGAACAAGGTCAAGTCCGGCGCGCGGGGTCTCGGGCCGCAGAAGCGCATCAAACTCCTGCTCGGTCCGGTGGGGTCGGGGAAGTCCGACTTCGACCGGCAGGCCCGGAAGTACTTCGAGGACTACACCCTCCGCGAAGAGGGCCGGATGTACACGTACAAGTGGACCAACCTCTGTGACGTCATCCACGACCAGGACCCGGCCGACGACACGGTCCGGTCGCCGATGAATCAGGACCCCCTCGTCCTGCTGCCGCTCGAACAGCGCCAGCGAGTCATCGACGACCTGAACGAGAACCTCGACGCGCCCTACACCATCCAGAACGAGCAGTCGCTCGACCCCGCGTCGGCGTTCTACATGGACGAACTGCTGGCGTACTACGACGACGACATCCAGCAGGTCCTCGAGAACCACGTGGAGGTCATCCGACTCACCGCCGACGAGAACAAGCGCCAAGCGGTCGAGACGTTCGAACCGAAGGACAAGAAGAACCAAGACGAGACCGAGTTGACCGGCGACGTCAACTACAGCAAAATCGCCATCTACGGCGAGTCCGACCCGCGCGCGTTCGACTACTCGGGGGCGTTCTGTAACGCCAACCGGGGCATCTTCTCGGGCGAGGAACTGCTGAAACTCCAGCGCGAGTTTCTGTACGACTTCCTCCACGCGACGCAGGAACAGACCATCAAGCCCAAGAACAACCCCCGAATCGACATCGACCAAGTCATCGTCGGCCGGACGAACATGCCCGAGTACCGCGACAAGAAGGGCGACGAGAAGATGGAGGCGTTCAACGACCGGACCAAGCGCATCGACTTCCCGTACGTCCTCGAGTACGAGGAGGAGGCCAAGATTTACCGGAAGATGTTGGGCAACGCCGACGTGCCCGACGTCCACATCGAACCCCACACCCTCGAAATGGCCGGACTGTTCGGCGTCCTGACCCGCATCGAGGAACCCGACAGCGAGATGGTGGACCTGATGCAGAAGGTCAAGGCCTACAACGGGGAGATAAAGGACGGCGAGGACGTGGACGTGAAGAAACTCCGCGAGGAGGGCGAGGAGTCGGCCGACATCGGCGAGGGGATGGAGGGCGTCTCCGCCCGGTTCATCGGCGACGAGATAGCCGAGGCCATCATGAACTCCACCCACCGCGACAAGGGGTTCCTAAGTCCGCTCTCGGTGTTCAACCACTTCGAGGAGAACCTCGAGAACCACGGCTCCATCCCGGAGGAGAACTTCGAGACGTACTACCGCTACCTCGAGATGGTCCGCGAGGAGTACAAGGACCGCGCCATCGAGGACGTGCGCCACGCGCTGGCCTACGACATCGAGGAGATTCAGCGGCAGGGCGAGAAGTACATGGACCACGTGATGGCGTACATCGACGACGACACCGTCGAGGACGAACTCACCGGCCGCGAGCAGGAACCCGACGAGAGTTTCCTCCGGGCGGTCGAGGAGAAACTCGACATCCCGCGCGACCGCAAGAACGACTTCCGGCAGGAAGTGAGCAACTGGGTCTCCCGGCGCGCCCGCGAGGGGTCGCCGTTCGACCCGCAGGACAACGACCGCCTGCGCCGCGCGCTCGAACGCAAACTCTGGGAGGACAAGAAGCACAACATCAACTTCTCGGCGCTGGTGTCGGCCAACGAGATGGACGACGACGAGCAGAACGCGTGGATAGACGCGCTCGTGGACCAAGGCTACTCGCGTGACGGCGCCAAGGAGGTGCTGGAGTTCGCCGGTGCCGAGGTCGCTCGCGCAGAGATGGAGGACTAA
- a CDS encoding DUF5820 family protein — MSDGDPTERSSTDPDLPAGWTVWNDEPEGRRILAYRPDVFDGDEFPPACMPTLYVAAGAPNRPASEAEYGTTRVWRVEFFLEPEVELVPARTYDTREEAVAGARELAAEFARGELDYRGAYQVPREEYFDELDELTGE, encoded by the coding sequence ATGAGCGACGGCGACCCGACCGAGCGCAGTTCGACCGACCCCGACCTACCCGCTGGCTGGACGGTCTGGAACGACGAACCCGAGGGACGCCGAATCCTCGCGTACCGGCCGGACGTGTTCGACGGCGACGAGTTCCCACCGGCGTGCATGCCGACGCTGTACGTCGCGGCTGGCGCGCCCAACCGCCCGGCCTCCGAGGCCGAGTACGGGACGACGCGGGTCTGGCGCGTCGAGTTCTTCCTCGAACCCGAAGTCGAGTTAGTCCCCGCGCGAACGTACGACACGCGCGAGGAGGCGGTCGCAGGCGCGCGAGAACTCGCGGCCGAGTTCGCTCGCGGCGAACTCGACTACCGAGGCGCGTATCAGGTCCCGCGGGAGGAGTACTTCGATGAACTCGACGAACTGACCGGGGAGTAG
- a CDS encoding UPF0179 family protein, whose protein sequence is MSSITLIGTRLADPGQEFVYRGESSACEGCPYRDQCLNLSEGVRYRVSDVRDGAQTLDCAVHDSGVTAVEVEPVGAKANVPAKNAYAGSKASLEGPCPHTECPSHEFCEPAGVNFDEDYQITEVVGDPPHDYCMLDRDLTLVEFAPNEE, encoded by the coding sequence ATGTCGTCCATCACCCTCATCGGAACCCGTCTCGCCGACCCCGGTCAGGAGTTCGTCTATCGGGGCGAGTCCTCGGCCTGCGAGGGGTGTCCGTACCGCGACCAGTGTCTGAACCTCTCGGAGGGCGTGCGCTACCGCGTCAGCGACGTGCGAGACGGTGCCCAGACCCTCGACTGCGCCGTCCACGACAGCGGCGTGACCGCGGTGGAGGTCGAACCCGTCGGCGCGAAGGCCAACGTCCCCGCCAAGAACGCCTACGCCGGGAGCAAGGCCAGTCTCGAAGGACCCTGCCCGCACACGGAGTGCCCGAGCCACGAATTCTGCGAACCGGCGGGTGTGAACTTCGACGAGGACTACCAGATTACGGAGGTCGTGGGCGACCCGCCCCACGACTACTGCATGCTCGACCGGGACCTGACGCTGGTCGAGTTCGCGCCGAACGAGGAGTAG
- a CDS encoding PepSY domain-containing protein, protein MNGRTLLSVGLSALLVASVVAVGAGSAVAASSADRSAVEGGQYLQDDGAQNQTTGGLNLSELNVTAYEAAVLAQNETGGTVLGVRLKRANGTPGYEVLVANETGNVTGVVVNGTDAGIIQVSRNIAQVNQTVLQQQGISVSDIGGAVSAVEAAQQEVGDEFVPIEVAIEAEPNFTGQQVTFVSPNATQSVVVDLTNGSVVQVSDVTPKRGAEAQMTATEQANETTEAAMVDSSAMGAMQDDGETEGCCVGDDELSHEFGDASEFVAPTLTGFGEQVFAADDEFDTADDFGPFTGVEGEEDENLFDGGEEEEEGEGFIGEEDEDGWF, encoded by the coding sequence ATGAACGGACGGACACTTCTATCGGTCGGACTGAGCGCGTTACTGGTAGCCAGCGTCGTCGCAGTGGGTGCTGGCTCGGCAGTCGCCGCCAGTTCGGCCGACCGTAGCGCGGTCGAAGGGGGACAGTATCTACAGGACGACGGCGCGCAGAACCAGACCACCGGCGGTCTCAACCTTTCGGAACTCAACGTGACGGCGTACGAAGCCGCCGTCCTCGCGCAGAACGAGACCGGCGGGACGGTACTCGGCGTTCGACTCAAACGGGCGAACGGTACGCCGGGATACGAGGTCCTCGTCGCCAACGAGACGGGGAACGTCACGGGCGTCGTCGTCAACGGGACCGACGCCGGAATCATCCAAGTCAGCAGGAATATCGCACAGGTGAACCAGACCGTGCTCCAACAGCAGGGAATCAGCGTGAGTGACATCGGCGGAGCCGTCTCGGCGGTGGAGGCGGCCCAGCAGGAGGTCGGCGACGAGTTCGTGCCGATAGAGGTCGCCATCGAGGCCGAACCCAACTTCACCGGCCAGCAGGTCACGTTCGTCTCGCCGAACGCGACCCAGTCGGTCGTCGTGGACCTGACCAACGGTTCGGTCGTCCAAGTGAGCGACGTCACCCCGAAGCGAGGTGCGGAGGCCCAGATGACGGCGACCGAGCAGGCGAACGAGACGACGGAAGCGGCCATGGTGGACAGCAGCGCGATGGGTGCGATGCAGGACGACGGTGAGACCGAAGGCTGCTGCGTCGGTGACGACGAACTCAGTCACGAGTTCGGCGACGCGAGCGAGTTCGTGGCTCCCACGCTCACCGGATTCGGCGAACAGGTGTTCGCCGCAGACGACGAGTTCGACACCGCCGACGACTTCGGTCCCTTCACCGGCGTCGAAGGAGAGGAAGATGAGAATCTCTTCGACGGTGGAGAGGAAGAAGAAGAGGGCGAAGGCTTCATCGGTGAAGAAGACGAAGACGGGTGGTTCTAA
- a CDS encoding M3 family oligoendopeptidase produces MSLPERDDIASEYRFDLTRIFETPDDWDDAAAALRDRISALESAAAASLETTADLRALLERTGECYRRKQRLDLYATLYGNVNTESDAADDVRRRFRDIEAEFEPVAAAVRRRLRETDDERLDAFVAELDEYRRYAESLREQAERVRSSDAEDAIATHGETRSAPTRVIRAVTTEDFDAPSVERPDGETVELRHDNYGEELSHPNRAYRKRVYEAFWSEMDRFEHTLSRAYAEKLAAADAEVEVRGYDSIRDRDFRGTYPESGAEPYLPGAVHDVMLDAVRANLGPYHRAQAVRRERLGVETLRPWDLQVSIADAPEPEVPYEEAKEHILDALAPLGEDYVDRTRSFFAERRIDAYPTQNKRTDIPAYCPASAADGAFVLANYREDLWSLSVLGHELGHALNVSYHREGPTRYATCPSAICEIPSVLHEILVLEHCIEQGGPLAAHAKNRLLECVGGNFYVQTMNSAFAHRLATAVENGENLSAERVRETHADLLAEFRPEVAYDDRAGRNWLGEGTREPYSSFQYVLGATGALVVRDRLREGSFSPSRFRDFLRNTGRKDLLAQFEALGVDVTSPATYERAAETFAGYLDEF; encoded by the coding sequence ATGAGTTTACCAGAGAGAGACGACATCGCATCCGAGTACCGATTCGACCTGACCCGCATCTTCGAGACGCCGGACGACTGGGACGACGCCGCGGCGGCGCTCCGCGACCGGATTTCGGCGCTGGAGTCGGCGGCCGCGGCGTCGCTCGAAACGACGGCGGACCTCCGGGCGCTCCTCGAACGAACCGGGGAGTGCTACCGCCGGAAACAGCGACTCGACCTGTACGCCACGCTCTACGGGAACGTCAACACCGAGTCCGACGCGGCCGACGACGTTCGGAGGCGGTTCCGCGACATCGAGGCCGAGTTCGAACCCGTCGCGGCGGCCGTCCGCCGTCGCCTCCGCGAGACCGACGACGAGCGCCTCGACGCGTTCGTCGCCGAACTCGACGAGTATCGCCGATACGCCGAGAGCCTGCGCGAGCAGGCCGAGCGAGTCCGGTCGTCGGACGCCGAGGACGCCATCGCGACCCACGGCGAGACGCGGTCCGCGCCGACCAGAGTCATCCGGGCGGTCACGACCGAGGACTTCGACGCACCGAGCGTGGAGCGACCCGACGGCGAAACGGTCGAACTCCGACACGACAACTACGGCGAGGAGCTATCGCATCCGAATCGGGCGTACCGCAAACGGGTCTACGAGGCGTTCTGGAGCGAGATGGACCGGTTCGAACACACGCTCTCGCGGGCCTACGCCGAGAAACTCGCGGCCGCCGACGCCGAGGTCGAGGTCCGGGGCTACGACTCGATTCGGGACCGCGACTTCCGGGGAACCTACCCAGAGTCGGGGGCGGAACCGTACCTGCCCGGAGCGGTCCACGACGTGATGCTCGACGCGGTCAGGGCGAATCTGGGACCGTACCACCGGGCGCAGGCGGTCCGTCGGGAGCGCCTCGGCGTCGAGACGCTCCGACCGTGGGACCTCCAAGTGTCCATCGCGGACGCCCCGGAACCCGAGGTTCCGTACGAGGAGGCGAAAGAACACATCCTCGACGCGCTCGCGCCGCTGGGGGAGGACTACGTGGACCGAACGCGGTCGTTCTTCGCGGAGCGCCGCATCGACGCGTATCCGACCCAGAACAAGCGGACCGACATCCCGGCGTACTGCCCGGCCTCGGCGGCCGACGGGGCGTTCGTACTGGCGAACTACCGCGAGGACCTGTGGTCGCTCTCGGTACTCGGGCACGAACTCGGCCACGCGCTCAACGTCTCGTACCACCGCGAGGGACCGACCCGGTACGCGACCTGTCCGAGCGCTATCTGCGAGATTCCGTCGGTTCTCCACGAGATTCTCGTCCTCGAACACTGCATCGAACAGGGCGGACCGCTCGCGGCCCACGCGAAGAACCGCCTGTTGGAGTGCGTCGGCGGTAACTTCTACGTCCAGACGATGAATTCGGCGTTCGCTCACCGCCTCGCGACAGCGGTCGAGAACGGGGAGAATCTCTCTGCCGAACGCGTTCGCGAGACGCACGCGGACCTCCTCGCGGAGTTCCGGCCCGAGGTCGCGTACGACGACCGTGCCGGACGGAACTGGCTCGGTGAGGGGACCCGCGAACCATACAGCAGTTTCCAGTACGTCCTCGGCGCGACGGGCGCGCTGGTGGTCCGCGACCGACTCCGCGAGGGGAGTTTCAGTCCCTCCCGGTTCCGCGACTTCCTCCGGAACACCGGCCGGAAGGACCTGCTCGCGCAGTTCGAAGCCCTCGGCGTCGACGTCACCAGTCCGGCCACGTACGAGCGCGCCGCCGAGACGTTCGCGGGGTATCTGGACGAGTTCTGA
- a CDS encoding ribosome assembly factor SBDS — protein MISLEEAVTARLESHGERFEVLVDPDAALEIKRGEFDGELEDVIAAEDVFEDASRGDRPAESALEEVFGTTDPLEIIPQVIRDGEIQITAEQRREMQEQKYKQLVNRITRNAVNPQMDDAPHPPERIESALEETDFRVDPMEPVGTQVDDALDALKPVIPIRFDEVTVAVQVPADYAGSAQAKIRQFGELEREEWQNDGGWVGVLTFPAGMQNEFYDLVNEHTSGEAETRIIKDEDEIQTR, from the coding sequence ATGATATCACTCGAAGAGGCGGTGACTGCCCGCCTCGAATCCCACGGCGAGCGGTTCGAGGTGCTGGTAGACCCCGACGCAGCGCTCGAAATCAAGCGCGGCGAGTTCGACGGCGAACTGGAGGACGTCATCGCGGCCGAAGACGTGTTCGAGGACGCGAGTCGCGGCGACCGACCCGCCGAGAGCGCACTCGAGGAGGTGTTCGGCACGACCGACCCGCTGGAGATAATCCCGCAGGTCATCCGCGACGGCGAGATTCAGATAACGGCCGAGCAGCGCCGTGAGATGCAGGAACAGAAGTACAAGCAACTGGTCAATCGCATCACGCGCAACGCGGTCAACCCCCAGATGGACGACGCGCCCCACCCGCCCGAGCGCATCGAGTCCGCGCTGGAGGAGACCGACTTCCGCGTGGACCCGATGGAACCCGTCGGGACGCAGGTGGACGACGCGCTCGACGCGCTCAAGCCGGTCATCCCCATCCGGTTCGACGAGGTGACCGTCGCGGTGCAGGTGCCCGCCGACTACGCCGGGAGCGCGCAGGCCAAGATTCGGCAGTTCGGCGAACTCGAACGCGAGGAGTGGCAGAACGACGGCGGTTGGGTCGGCGTCCTCACCTTCCCCGCCGGGATGCAGAACGAGTTCTACGACCTCGTGAACGAACACACGAGCGGCGAGGCCGAGACCCGAATCATCAAGGACGAGGACGAGATTCAGACGCGCTGA
- a CDS encoding FUN14 domain-containing protein, whose product MPLEIDPQQLGLEFGSGAVVGGVIGFAAKKVAKLIAILVGIELALFKFLESRGILTVDWNRLTAGVLQAGETAETGVPPSWVTTILSTLSVGAGFTGGFLVGFRKG is encoded by the coding sequence ATGCCCCTCGAAATAGACCCCCAACAACTCGGACTCGAATTCGGGTCCGGAGCCGTCGTCGGCGGCGTCATCGGTTTCGCCGCCAAGAAGGTGGCAAAGCTCATCGCCATCCTCGTCGGTATCGAACTGGCCCTCTTCAAGTTCCTCGAATCGAGAGGAATCCTGACCGTCGATTGGAATCGACTCACCGCAGGCGTGCTTCAGGCTGGCGAAACCGCCGAGACAGGCGTTCCCCCGTCGTGGGTGACGACCATCCTCTCGACGCTGTCGGTCGGTGCCGGATTCACCGGCGGCTTCTTGGTCGGCTTCAGAAAGGGATAG
- a CDS encoding DUF2209 family protein: MDISGRHEESGEYLMVAAAVHASVGTTRLRNVEGMGFATSRNPPTFEDAATVVADAVAELPEPPDGPVVAERGEFYEEPDVKVEQYLGPSFKYVESIAERKTVQTAHHAAYAARKLFL, encoded by the coding sequence GTGGACATCAGCGGCCGCCACGAGGAGTCCGGCGAGTACCTCATGGTGGCGGCGGCGGTCCACGCCAGCGTCGGCACGACACGCCTCCGCAACGTCGAGGGGATGGGGTTCGCCACGAGTCGGAATCCGCCGACGTTCGAGGACGCCGCCACCGTCGTCGCCGACGCGGTGGCCGAACTGCCCGAACCGCCGGACGGTCCGGTGGTGGCCGAGCGAGGCGAGTTCTACGAGGAACCCGACGTGAAAGTCGAGCAGTACCTCGGCCCGAGTTTCAAGTACGTCGAGAGTATAGCCGAACGAAAGACCGTGCAGACCGCACACCACGCCGCGTACGCCGCCCGAAAACTGTTCCTATGA
- the moaC gene encoding cyclic pyranopterin monophosphate synthase MoaC yields the protein MSENGEEETGEARDAELTHTDDEGEVQMVDVGDKPDTARRAVAAGEINLQPETVEAISDNDVSKGDVLATARVGAVQAVKHTWETIPMCHQIPITNVETDFELFADRVTLEVAVETTGKTGCEMEALEGVTTGLNVVWDMVKAAEKDDDGQYPDTSIDRVRVVEKTKREL from the coding sequence ATGAGTGAGAACGGCGAGGAGGAGACCGGAGAGGCCCGCGATGCGGAGTTGACCCACACCGACGACGAGGGCGAGGTCCAGATGGTGGACGTGGGCGACAAGCCCGACACGGCGCGCCGGGCGGTCGCCGCGGGCGAAATCAACCTCCAACCCGAGACGGTCGAGGCCATCAGCGACAACGACGTGAGCAAGGGCGACGTGCTGGCCACCGCCCGCGTCGGCGCGGTGCAGGCGGTCAAGCACACGTGGGAGACCATCCCGATGTGCCACCAGATTCCCATCACGAACGTCGAGACCGACTTCGAACTGTTCGCCGACCGCGTGACCCTCGAAGTCGCTGTCGAGACCACCGGCAAGACCGGGTGCGAGATGGAGGCGCTGGAGGGGGTGACGACCGGCCTGAACGTGGTCTGGGACATGGTGAAGGCCGCCGAGAAGGACGACGACGGCCAGTACCCCGACACGTCCATCGACCGCGTGCGAGTGGTCGAGAAGACGAAACGCGAACTGTAG
- a CDS encoding NAD(P)H-hydrate dehydratase, protein MISADRMAQVDANAAALGVPRKQLMESSGNAVAREVRAVADPGARVAVVAGRGNNGGDAFVAVRFLGEYDTSVHLLGRAETIATDIARENWDALRRGEYDVEAVGDSRDFDLPDCDVVVDAMLGTGVTGALREPEATVAERINEADATVVSVDVPSGVNADTGEVPDAEATAVEADRVVTFHDAKPGLDSLDAEVTVADIGIPAAAERLVGPGDLLPVRSGTKAEDARTYVVGGGPYTGAPALAAQAALRTGADLSFVAAPDPVAPQIQGYAEDLIVQSYDGDHLSPEQVPDLVDTAESYDDVVVLGPGLGNADETLEAANRFLAEFSGRAVVDADALPVVPEVETDATLVCTPNRKELAKMGGPEVESADALRDHADEIEAFAEELGHVVLAKASDDIVTDGERTRVSTAGTPGMTVGGTGDTLAGTTAGLLATHDPFQSACMAAYANGRAAELLDHERHDGLLASDLLDALPRALWGDDDE, encoded by the coding sequence ATGATTTCGGCAGACCGGATGGCGCAGGTGGACGCGAACGCGGCCGCCCTCGGCGTGCCGCGAAAGCAGTTGATGGAATCCAGCGGCAACGCGGTCGCCCGAGAGGTGCGAGCGGTCGCCGACCCCGGAGCGCGCGTGGCGGTCGTCGCCGGGCGCGGGAACAACGGCGGCGACGCGTTCGTTGCAGTCCGGTTTCTGGGCGAGTACGACACCTCGGTCCACCTGCTCGGTCGGGCGGAGACGATAGCGACCGACATCGCCCGCGAGAACTGGGACGCCCTCCGACGCGGCGAGTACGACGTGGAGGCGGTCGGCGACTCGCGCGACTTCGACCTGCCCGACTGCGACGTGGTGGTGGACGCCATGCTCGGCACCGGCGTCACGGGCGCGCTCCGCGAACCCGAGGCCACCGTCGCCGAGCGAATCAACGAGGCGGACGCGACCGTGGTCTCGGTTGACGTGCCCTCGGGCGTGAACGCCGACACCGGCGAGGTACCCGACGCCGAAGCCACCGCGGTCGAGGCCGACCGCGTGGTCACGTTCCACGACGCGAAACCCGGTCTCGACTCGCTCGACGCCGAGGTGACGGTCGCCGACATCGGCATCCCGGCGGCCGCCGAGCGACTCGTCGGACCGGGCGACCTGCTTCCGGTCCGCAGTGGGACGAAGGCCGAAGACGCCCGGACCTACGTCGTGGGCGGCGGCCCGTACACCGGTGCTCCGGCGCTCGCGGCCCAGGCCGCGCTCCGGACCGGCGCGGACCTCTCGTTCGTGGCCGCGCCCGACCCGGTCGCGCCCCAGATTCAGGGGTACGCCGAGGACCTCATCGTCCAGTCGTACGACGGCGACCACCTCTCTCCCGAGCAGGTGCCCGACCTCGTGGACACCGCCGAGAGCTACGACGACGTGGTCGTTCTCGGTCCCGGTCTCGGGAACGCCGACGAGACGCTGGAGGCGGCGAACCGGTTCCTCGCCGAGTTCTCGGGCCGGGCGGTCGTGGACGCCGACGCGCTCCCCGTGGTACCGGAGGTCGAGACCGACGCGACGCTCGTCTGCACGCCGAACCGCAAGGAACTGGCGAAGATGGGCGGTCCGGAGGTCGAGAGCGCCGACGCTCTGCGCGACCACGCCGACGAAATCGAGGCGTTCGCCGAGGAGTTAGGTCACGTCGTGCTGGCGAAGGCGAGCGACGACATCGTCACCGACGGCGAGCGCACTCGTGTCTCGACGGCGGGGACGCCCGGCATGACCGTCGGCGGCACGGGCGACACGCTCGCGGGCACGACTGCGGGCCTGCTCGCGACCCACGACCCCTTCCAGTCGGCCTGCATGGCCGCGTACGCCAACGGGCGGGCGGCCGAACTGTTGGACCACGAGCGCCACGACGGCCTGCTCGCGTCGGACCTGCTCGACGCGCTCCCTCGCGCCCTGTGGGGTGACGACGATGAGTGA
- a CDS encoding amphi-Trp domain-containing protein: MSEEYALERTAAREDVATLLRGIADGVAAGSIRLGDEDAISVAVPDAVELEVEFETDDGRSLEVELEWDEETAVEAFTDETPAARRRR, translated from the coding sequence GTGTCCGAAGAATACGCACTCGAACGGACGGCCGCCCGGGAAGACGTTGCGACGCTCCTCCGCGGAATCGCCGACGGCGTCGCCGCTGGCTCGATTCGCCTCGGCGACGAGGACGCCATCTCCGTCGCGGTTCCCGACGCGGTCGAACTGGAGGTAGAGTTCGAGACCGACGACGGCCGGAGTCTGGAGGTCGAACTGGAGTGGGACGAGGAGACCGCGGTCGAAGCGTTCACCGACGAGACTCCGGCGGCGCGCCGACGAAGGTGA